The following are from one region of the Pseudomonas putida genome:
- a CDS encoding class II fumarate hydratase has product MSDNRIERDSMGELQVPAQALYGAQTQRAVDNFPISGQRMPAQFIRALLLAKAAAAKANVELDQLSTAQGQAIVTAVEQLLTGDFIQHFPVDVFQTGSGTSSNMNANEVIATLASRVLGEAVNANDHVNCGQSSNDIIPTTIHVSAALALHEQLLPALVHLIQVIEAKSAQVHQYVKTGRTHLMDAMPVRMSQVLDGWAAQINGAKAHIEATLPSLQALAQGGTAVGTGINAHPRFAASFAHQLSGLTQVRFTPGQNLFALIGSQDTAVALSGQLKTAAVALMKIANDLRWMNSGPLAGLGEIELQGLQPGSSIMPGKVNPVIPEATAMVAAQVIGNDATIAIAGQSGNFELNVMLPVIARNLLESIELMANVSRLLADKAIASFKVNEGKLKEALARNPILVTALNPIIGYLKAAEIAKTAYKQGRPVIDVALEHTDLSRDQLEALLDPEKLTAGGI; this is encoded by the coding sequence ATGAGTGATAACCGAATCGAGCGTGACAGCATGGGCGAACTGCAGGTGCCGGCCCAGGCCCTGTACGGTGCCCAGACCCAGCGCGCGGTCGACAACTTCCCGATAAGTGGCCAGCGCATGCCGGCCCAGTTCATTCGCGCACTGCTGCTGGCCAAGGCCGCCGCAGCCAAGGCCAACGTCGAACTGGACCAGCTGTCGACCGCGCAAGGCCAGGCCATCGTAACCGCAGTCGAGCAACTGCTGACGGGTGACTTCATCCAGCATTTCCCGGTGGATGTGTTCCAGACTGGCTCCGGTACCAGTTCGAACATGAACGCCAACGAGGTGATCGCCACGTTGGCCAGCCGCGTGCTGGGTGAGGCTGTCAACGCCAACGACCACGTAAACTGCGGCCAAAGCAGCAACGACATCATCCCGACCACCATTCACGTCAGCGCCGCCCTGGCCCTGCACGAGCAACTACTGCCAGCCCTGGTGCATCTGATACAGGTGATCGAGGCCAAGTCGGCACAGGTGCATCAGTACGTGAAGACCGGCCGTACCCACCTGATGGACGCCATGCCAGTGCGCATGAGCCAGGTGCTGGATGGCTGGGCGGCGCAGATCAATGGCGCCAAGGCGCACATCGAGGCGACCCTGCCGAGCCTGCAGGCGCTGGCCCAGGGCGGCACTGCCGTGGGCACCGGCATCAACGCCCACCCCCGGTTCGCAGCCAGCTTCGCCCACCAGCTCAGCGGCCTGACGCAGGTCAGGTTCACCCCCGGGCAAAACCTGTTCGCCCTGATCGGCTCGCAGGACACCGCCGTGGCCCTGTCAGGCCAGCTCAAGACTGCCGCCGTGGCGCTGATGAAGATCGCCAACGACCTGCGCTGGATGAACTCCGGCCCGCTGGCCGGGCTGGGCGAAATCGAACTGCAAGGCCTGCAGCCGGGCTCTTCGATCATGCCCGGCAAGGTCAACCCGGTGATTCCGGAGGCCACCGCCATGGTCGCCGCCCAGGTCATCGGCAACGACGCCACCATCGCCATCGCTGGCCAGTCCGGCAACTTCGAGCTGAATGTTATGTTGCCGGTGATCGCCCGCAACCTGCTGGAGAGCATCGAGCTGATGGCCAATGTCAGCCGCCTGCTGGCCGACAAGGCCATTGCCAGCTTCAAGGTCAACGAAGGCAAACTCAAGGAAGCCCTGGCCCGCAACCCGATCCTGGTCACCGCGCTGAACCCGATCATCGGCTACCTAAAGGCGGCCGAGATCGCCAAGACTGCCTACAAGCAGGGCCGTCCGGTCATCGATGTGGCGCTGGAGCACACCGACCTTTCGCGTGATCAGCTGGAAGCGCTGCTTGACCCGGAAAAACTCACCGCTGGCGGTATCTGA
- the rng gene encoding ribonuclease G codes for MSEEILINITPMESRVAVVENGVLQEVHVERTQRRGIVGNIYKGKVVRVLPGMQAAFVDIGLERAAFIHASEISQREGSAVENITALVHEGQALVVQVTKDPIGSKGARLTTQLSIPSRYLVYMPRSSHVGISLKIEDEAERERLKQVVSDCMESENIKDAGGFILRTAAEGARAEEILQDIRYLRRLWEQIGTQIKTCGAPTVIYEDLGLALRTLRDLVNPKIEKIRIDSRETFQKTTQFVGELMPEIADRLEHYPGERPIFDLYGVEDEIQRALERKVPLKSGGYLVVDPAEAMTTIDVNTGAFVGHRNLEETIFKTNLEAATAIARQLRLRNIGGIIIIDFIDMEDEEHQRQVLRTLEKQLERDHAKTNIIGITELGLVQMTRKRTRESLEQVLCEPCLACQGRGKLKTPETICYEIFREILREARAYQAEGYRVLANQKVVDRLLDEESGNVAELEAFIGRTIRFQVESMYSQEQYDVVLL; via the coding sequence ATGAGTGAAGAGATCCTGATCAACATCACCCCGATGGAATCGCGCGTGGCGGTGGTGGAAAACGGGGTGCTGCAGGAAGTGCACGTCGAGCGCACCCAGCGCCGGGGCATCGTTGGCAATATCTACAAAGGCAAGGTGGTACGCGTGCTGCCGGGCATGCAGGCGGCCTTCGTCGACATCGGCCTGGAGCGCGCGGCGTTCATCCACGCCTCGGAAATTTCCCAGCGTGAAGGCTCGGCGGTGGAGAACATCACTGCCCTGGTGCATGAAGGCCAGGCCCTGGTGGTACAGGTGACCAAGGACCCGATCGGCAGCAAGGGCGCGCGCCTGACCACCCAGCTGTCGATCCCGTCGCGCTACCTGGTGTACATGCCACGCAGCAGTCATGTCGGCATTTCCCTGAAGATCGAAGACGAAGCCGAACGCGAGCGCCTCAAGCAAGTGGTCAGCGACTGCATGGAAAGCGAGAACATCAAGGACGCCGGCGGCTTCATCCTGCGCACCGCGGCCGAAGGCGCCCGCGCCGAAGAGATCTTGCAGGACATTCGCTACCTGCGCCGCCTGTGGGAACAGATCGGTACCCAGATCAAGACCTGCGGCGCGCCCACGGTCATCTACGAGGACCTGGGCCTGGCCCTGCGTACCCTGCGCGACCTGGTCAACCCGAAGATCGAGAAGATCCGCATCGACTCGCGGGAAACCTTCCAGAAGACCACGCAGTTCGTTGGCGAACTGATGCCGGAAATCGCCGACCGCCTCGAGCACTATCCGGGCGAACGGCCGATCTTCGACCTGTACGGCGTCGAGGACGAGATCCAGCGCGCGCTGGAGCGCAAGGTACCGCTCAAGTCTGGTGGTTACCTGGTGGTCGATCCGGCTGAAGCAATGACCACCATCGATGTGAACACCGGCGCTTTCGTCGGCCATCGCAACCTCGAAGAAACCATCTTCAAGACCAATCTCGAGGCTGCCACCGCCATCGCCCGGCAACTGCGCCTGCGCAACATCGGCGGCATCATCATCATCGACTTCATCGACATGGAAGACGAAGAGCACCAGCGCCAGGTGTTGCGTACCCTGGAAAAGCAGCTCGAGCGCGATCACGCCAAGACCAACATCATCGGCATCACCGAACTGGGCCTGGTGCAGATGACCCGCAAGCGCACGCGGGAAAGCCTGGAACAGGTGCTGTGCGAGCCCTGCCTGGCCTGTCAGGGCCGTGGCAAGCTGAAAACCCCCGAGACAATCTGTTACGAAATCTTCCGCGAGATCCTGCGCGAGGCACGTGCCTACCAGGCCGAAGGCTACCGCGTGCTGGCCAACCAGAAGGTGGTCGACCGGCTGCTGGATGAAGAGTCCGGTAACGTCGCGGAACTGGAAGCCTTCATCGGCCGAACCATTCGTTTCCAGGTGGAGTCGATGTATTCGCAGGAACAATACGATGTGGTGCTGCTCTGA
- the tldD gene encoding metalloprotease TldD, which produces MSQMLSTVSEQLLAPGGLTLDSLQSVLGELAGPGIDAADLYFQGQISETWALEDGIVKEGSFNLDQGVGVRAQSGEKTGFAYSNAINLEALTSAARAARSISRAGQNGKVQAFRSQDVAALYSADNPLDVLSRAEKVELLKRVDAATRALDPRIQQVSVSMAGVWERILIAAADGSLAADVRPLVRFNVSVIVEQNGRRERGGQGGGGRTDYRFFTEERVMGYAREALRQALVNLEAIPAPAGTLPVVLGSGWSGVLLHEAVGHGLEGDFNRKGSSAFSGRIGEKVASSLCTIVDDGTLEGRRGSLSVDDEGTPTECTTLIENGVLKGYMQDKLNAHLMGMAVTGNGRRESYAHLPMPRMTNTYMRAGESDPQEIIASVKKGIYCANLGGGQVDITSGKFVFSTSEAYLIEDGRITAPVKGATLIGNGPEAMSRVSMVGNDLALDSGVGTCGKDGQSVPVGVGQPTLKLDAITVGGTGA; this is translated from the coding sequence ATGAGCCAGATGTTATCCACCGTCAGCGAGCAGCTCCTGGCCCCAGGCGGCTTGACCCTGGACAGCCTGCAGAGCGTGCTGGGTGAGTTGGCCGGCCCCGGCATCGACGCCGCCGACCTGTATTTCCAGGGCCAGATCTCGGAAACCTGGGCGCTGGAAGACGGCATCGTCAAAGAGGGCAGTTTCAATCTCGACCAGGGCGTGGGCGTGCGTGCCCAGTCGGGTGAAAAGACCGGCTTTGCCTACAGCAACGCGATCAACCTCGAAGCGTTGACCTCGGCCGCCCGTGCTGCCCGTTCGATCTCGCGTGCCGGGCAGAACGGCAAGGTGCAGGCCTTCCGCAGCCAGGACGTGGCGGCTCTTTATTCGGCGGACAACCCGCTGGATGTGCTCAGCCGTGCCGAGAAGGTCGAGCTGCTCAAGCGCGTCGACGCCGCCACCCGCGCCCTGGACCCGCGTATCCAGCAGGTCAGCGTGAGCATGGCCGGGGTCTGGGAGCGCATCCTGATCGCTGCGGCCGATGGCAGCCTTGCTGCCGACGTGCGCCCGCTGGTGCGCTTCAACGTCAGCGTCATCGTCGAGCAGAACGGCCGTCGCGAGCGCGGCGGGCAGGGCGGTGGCGGGCGTACCGACTACCGCTTCTTCACCGAGGAACGGGTCATGGGCTATGCCCGCGAAGCGTTGCGCCAGGCGCTGGTGAACCTGGAAGCGATTCCGGCGCCGGCCGGTACCCTGCCGGTAGTGTTGGGTTCGGGCTGGTCGGGCGTGCTGCTGCACGAGGCTGTCGGCCATGGCCTGGAAGGTGACTTCAACCGCAAGGGCAGTTCGGCGTTCAGCGGCCGCATTGGCGAGAAGGTGGCGTCGAGCCTGTGCACCATCGTCGATGACGGCACCCTCGAAGGCCGCCGGGGTTCGCTGAGCGTGGACGATGAAGGTACCCCGACCGAATGCACCACGCTGATCGAGAACGGTGTGCTCAAGGGCTACATGCAGGACAAGCTGAACGCGCACCTGATGGGCATGGCGGTGACCGGCAACGGCCGCCGTGAGTCCTACGCGCACCTGCCGATGCCACGCATGACCAACACCTACATGCGTGCCGGCGAAAGCGACCCGCAGGAAATCATCGCTTCGGTGAAGAAGGGCATCTACTGCGCCAACCTCGGCGGTGGCCAAGTGGACATCACCAGCGGCAAGTTCGTGTTCTCGACCAGTGAGGCCTACCTGATCGAAGACGGCAGGATTACCGCGCCGGTGAAGGGCGCAACCCTGATCGGCAATGGTCCGGAGGCGATGAGCCGGGTGTCGATGGTTGGTAACGACCTGGCGCTGGACAGCGGGGTGGGGACGTGCGGCAAGGACGGGCAGTCGGTGCCGGTAGGGGTCGGGCAGCCGACCTTGAAGCTGGATGCGATTACCGTGGGCGGTACCGGGGCGTGA
- a CDS encoding HPr family phosphocarrier protein: protein MPAREITIINKLGLHARAAAKFVGVAGRFPCQVRVGRAPDKLVDGKSIMAVMMLAAGKGTQVHLHTEGEQDEDAMAALVELINNYFDEGE, encoded by the coding sequence ATGCCCGCCCGTGAAATTACCATCATCAACAAGCTGGGTCTGCATGCCCGGGCGGCGGCCAAGTTCGTCGGCGTTGCCGGCCGCTTCCCCTGCCAGGTCAGGGTTGGCCGTGCGCCCGACAAGCTGGTGGATGGCAAGAGCATCATGGCGGTGATGATGCTGGCGGCCGGCAAAGGTACACAGGTGCACCTGCATACCGAAGGCGAGCAGGACGAGGACGCCATGGCAGCGCTGGTCGAGCTGATCAACAATTATTTCGACGAAGGCGAATAA
- the mreD gene encoding rod shape-determining protein MreD — MAVSRRNNGWVIWLTFAIGLLLSVSPMPQFMDVFRPMWLALLVSFWTLAVPNKVGMTTAFVLGLAEDVLYGTLLGQNALILTLITFLVLSLQQRLRMFPLWQQSLVILVIFGIAQLIQLWLSALTGNRLPTLALVWSAVISALLWPWISFALRDLRRRLHIN, encoded by the coding sequence ATGGCTGTATCACGCCGCAACAACGGCTGGGTCATCTGGCTGACTTTCGCCATCGGCTTGCTGCTCAGCGTTTCGCCCATGCCGCAGTTCATGGACGTGTTCCGGCCCATGTGGCTGGCCTTGCTGGTATCGTTCTGGACCCTCGCCGTGCCGAACAAGGTCGGCATGACCACCGCGTTCGTGCTGGGCCTGGCCGAGGATGTGCTGTACGGCACCCTGCTGGGGCAGAACGCGCTGATCCTCACCCTCATCACCTTCCTGGTGCTGTCCTTGCAGCAGCGCCTGCGCATGTTCCCCCTGTGGCAGCAAAGCCTGGTGATCCTGGTGATCTTCGGTATCGCCCAGCTGATCCAGCTGTGGCTCAGCGCGCTGACCGGCAACCGCCTGCCCACCCTGGCGCTGGTCTGGTCGGCGGTGATCAGCGCCTTGCTCTGGCCGTGGATCAGCTTCGCCTTGCGCGACCTGCGTCGACGCTTGCATATCAACTGA
- a CDS encoding carbon-nitrogen hydrolase family protein, whose amino-acid sequence MKAAVIQMVSQDDVLANLQRAGALLEQAAFGGARLAVLPENFAAMGRKDAAAIGHAEALGEGPILPWLKRTARDLRLWIVAGTLPLPPVGQPEAKAHACSLLVDEHGEIAARYDKLHLFDVDVADNRGRYRESDDYAHGAQVVVADTPVGRLGLSVCYDLRFPELYSALRAAGAELITAPAAFTAVTGAAHWEVLVRARAIETQCYLLAAAQGGTHPGPRETHGHAAIVDPWGRIVAEQAQGEAVLLAERDIDEQASIRARMPVVSHRRFFSQGALRPAHTSE is encoded by the coding sequence ATGAAGGCAGCTGTAATCCAGATGGTCAGCCAGGACGATGTGCTGGCCAACCTGCAGCGCGCCGGCGCCTTGCTGGAGCAGGCCGCCTTTGGCGGTGCACGGCTGGCCGTGCTGCCGGAAAACTTCGCCGCCATGGGCCGCAAGGACGCCGCTGCCATCGGCCACGCCGAAGCGTTGGGCGAAGGGCCGATCCTGCCATGGTTGAAACGCACCGCCCGCGACCTCAGGTTATGGATTGTCGCCGGTACCTTGCCATTGCCGCCGGTCGGCCAGCCCGAAGCCAAGGCCCATGCCTGCTCGCTGCTGGTCGACGAACACGGTGAGATAGCGGCACGCTATGACAAGCTGCACCTGTTCGATGTGGACGTTGCCGACAACCGTGGCCGCTACCGCGAGTCTGACGACTACGCCCACGGTGCCCAGGTGGTGGTAGCCGATACGCCGGTAGGGCGGCTGGGGCTGAGCGTGTGCTACGACCTGCGCTTCCCCGAACTGTACAGCGCACTGCGTGCCGCCGGCGCGGAACTGATCACTGCGCCGGCCGCCTTCACTGCGGTAACGGGCGCGGCGCACTGGGAAGTGCTGGTGCGCGCCCGGGCCATCGAGACCCAGTGCTACCTGCTGGCTGCGGCACAGGGCGGCACTCACCCGGGGCCACGGGAAACCCATGGCCATGCGGCGATCGTCGACCCCTGGGGGCGCATCGTCGCGGAACAGGCGCAAGGTGAAGCGGTACTGCTCGCCGAGCGCGACATTGACGAACAAGCGTCCATCCGGGCGCGCATGCCGGTGGTTTCGCACCGGCGCTTTTTCTCGCAGGGCGCGTTGCGGCCTGCGCACACCTCGGAGTGA
- the yjgA gene encoding ribosome biogenesis factor YjgA, which produces MVDSNDDAFDGEKSKTQIKRELHALVELGERLTTLKADTLARLPLTDELRKALAEASKHTAHGARKRHMSFVGKLMRVQDLDAIQALLEQMDSSTRQYNERFHSLERWRDRLIDGNDEDLERFVNEYPDTDRQQLRSLVRHAQHEKARNKPPAAARKVFKYIRDLDELQRGLR; this is translated from the coding sequence ATGGTTGATTCAAACGACGACGCCTTCGACGGCGAAAAAAGCAAAACCCAGATCAAGCGCGAGCTGCATGCGCTGGTCGAACTCGGCGAGCGCCTTACCACGCTCAAGGCCGATACCCTGGCCCGCCTGCCGTTGACCGACGAGCTGCGCAAGGCGCTGGCCGAAGCCAGCAAGCACACCGCTCACGGAGCCCGCAAACGCCACATGTCGTTTGTCGGCAAGCTGATGCGCGTGCAGGACCTGGATGCGATCCAGGCCTTGCTCGAACAGATGGACAGCTCGACCCGCCAGTACAACGAGCGCTTCCACAGCCTGGAACGCTGGCGCGACCGGCTGATCGACGGTAACGACGAAGACCTCGAGCGCTTCGTCAATGAGTACCCCGACACCGATCGCCAGCAGCTGCGCTCGCTGGTGCGCCATGCCCAGCACGAGAAGGCGCGGAACAAGCCGCCTGCTGCCGCGCGCAAGGTGTTCAAGTACATCCGCGACCTCGACGAGCTGCAGCGCGGCTTGCGCTGA
- a CDS encoding YhdP family protein: MAMGRLTRVLVALTRWGLGICALLAVLVALYVSLGRELVPLVAEYRADVQSKAEQALGLPVHIGALEGRWSGLAPVLQVRDLQLGEGAAALRLDDVKVVPDVWASLTTREVRLTRIQLGGLQLILRENEQGAWSLEGLPKKDDAPLDPAELLQRLRQLGRIDVFDSQVTLHPWQRDPLTLTYVSVGLQAGASRHALDLRATLPDGQPLSLNLRSRASANAWRDGQVEAYLSLPQSDWARWLPPRLLGQWHADALRAGGEFWVDWSKGQLQQAVVRLNAPELHGAYAGRKAARLNNLALGAWFQRREQGFDVVVDSLAMDIGKTRWESHLQLQQRPGEDAAAESWQVQADRLDLTPLTPVIDALAPLPDKVMAVVDGLNLTGALRNVRLEARPKAEGDKRLQFEANLEKVGFDAYHNAPAAGNVSGSISGDLGHGELRLDTEAFMLHLYPIFAKPWHYQKANARLTWALDKEGFTLVAPYLKVLGEEGKIAGDFLIRLLFDEGREDYMDLRVGLTEGDGRYTAKYLPEVLSPALDEWLRSAIVKGTVDEGYFQYQGSLNHGVAPEARSISLFFKVRDAALDFQPGWPQVQHVDGDVFIEDSGVRIRAQRGVLLDTNVSDVSVDIPHVDEGQQSHLYLDGDFDGSLGDGLKILKEAPIGTGEIFAGWEGEGPLKGKVKLDIPLARGQRPKVQVDFATNDARLKVAPPSLELSRLKGDFNFDFDKGLSGKGISLQAFGKPVTAQITAEGQPGQMQTRINANGRVSLKALTEWLQFKQALPASGDLPYQLQVSLGSRENRLRVDSSLKGLAIDLPAPFGKTAGDTRDTRFSMTLQGPERRFDVAYTDLARLAYAAPADKLGQGRGELLLGAGDAQVPAGQGLRVRGRLETLDLGPWQEQAARLAGDDPGGSARQNLQGVDLSIGQLKAFGLDLNQAVVRLARGGPAWDLRLDSKEVIGNARVPDAKGAPMVVRMQTLRLPAASAAEKQAEEGPDPLASFDPRKVPALDLSIDKLYRGDDLYGSASLKLRPTARGVTASDIDLDFKGLRIDGGGGWEGEPGSTSSWYKGRLDGKNLADVLKAWGFAPTATSRDFRLDVDGRWPGSPASVSLKRFSGSMDAALRTGQFVEVEGSAQALRVFGLLNFNSIGRRLRLDFSDLFDKGLAYDRVKGLLVASDGVYVTREPITVTGPSSNFELDGTLDLARDRVDANLQVSLPVTNNLPLAALIVGAPAVGGALFLVDRLIGDRVSRFASVHYRVEGPVKEPRITFVKPFEKSR, from the coding sequence ATGGCCATGGGACGTCTGACCCGCGTTCTTGTCGCCTTGACCCGCTGGGGGTTGGGCATTTGCGCTCTGCTGGCGGTACTGGTAGCGCTGTATGTCAGCCTTGGCCGCGAACTGGTGCCACTGGTGGCCGAGTATCGCGCCGATGTGCAGAGCAAGGCCGAGCAGGCTTTGGGCCTGCCCGTACACATCGGTGCCCTGGAAGGCCGCTGGAGCGGCCTGGCACCGGTGCTGCAGGTGCGCGACCTGCAACTGGGCGAGGGGGCCGCGGCCCTGCGCCTGGACGACGTCAAGGTGGTACCTGATGTCTGGGCCAGCCTCACCACCCGAGAAGTGCGCCTGACACGCATTCAGTTGGGCGGCCTGCAACTGATCCTGCGCGAGAACGAACAGGGCGCCTGGAGCCTTGAAGGCCTGCCGAAGAAGGACGATGCGCCGCTCGATCCCGCCGAGTTGTTGCAGCGCCTGCGCCAGTTGGGCCGCATCGATGTGTTCGACAGCCAGGTGACCCTGCACCCCTGGCAGCGTGACCCGTTGACCCTGACTTATGTGAGCGTCGGCCTGCAGGCCGGAGCTTCGCGCCACGCCCTGGACCTGCGCGCGACCCTGCCCGATGGCCAACCCCTGTCGCTGAACCTGCGCAGCCGTGCCTCGGCCAATGCCTGGCGCGACGGCCAGGTCGAAGCCTACCTGAGCCTGCCACAGAGTGACTGGGCGCGGTGGCTGCCGCCACGCCTGCTGGGTCAGTGGCATGCCGACGCCCTGCGGGCGGGCGGCGAGTTCTGGGTCGACTGGAGCAAGGGGCAGTTGCAGCAGGCCGTCGTACGCCTCAATGCACCGGAGCTGCACGGTGCCTATGCCGGGCGCAAGGCGGCCAGGCTGAACAACCTGGCCCTGGGCGCCTGGTTCCAGCGCCGGGAGCAAGGCTTCGATGTGGTGGTCGACTCCCTGGCCATGGATATCGGCAAGACCCGTTGGGAGTCGCACCTGCAATTGCAGCAGCGCCCCGGCGAGGATGCAGCTGCGGAAAGCTGGCAAGTGCAGGCCGACCGCCTCGACCTTACGCCGTTGACCCCGGTGATCGATGCCCTCGCGCCGCTGCCGGACAAGGTCATGGCCGTGGTCGATGGCCTGAACTTGACCGGCGCGCTGCGCAATGTGCGCCTTGAAGCCCGGCCCAAGGCCGAGGGTGACAAGCGCCTGCAGTTCGAGGCCAACCTGGAGAAGGTCGGTTTCGATGCCTATCACAATGCCCCGGCAGCCGGTAATGTCAGCGGCAGCATCAGCGGTGACCTTGGTCATGGCGAACTGCGCCTGGATACCGAGGCGTTCATGCTGCACCTGTACCCGATCTTCGCCAAACCCTGGCACTACCAGAAGGCCAACGCGCGCCTGACCTGGGCCCTGGACAAGGAAGGTTTCACCCTGGTCGCGCCTTACCTCAAGGTACTGGGCGAGGAGGGCAAGATTGCCGGTGACTTCCTCATCCGCCTGTTGTTCGACGAGGGCCGCGAGGACTACATGGACCTGCGCGTCGGCCTGACCGAAGGCGATGGTCGCTACACCGCCAAGTACCTGCCCGAGGTGCTCAGCCCGGCCCTCGACGAATGGCTGCGCAGCGCGATTGTCAAAGGTACGGTGGACGAAGGCTACTTCCAGTACCAAGGCTCGCTGAACCATGGCGTCGCGCCAGAAGCCCGCAGTATCAGCCTGTTCTTCAAGGTGCGTGATGCCGCCCTGGACTTCCAGCCGGGCTGGCCGCAAGTGCAGCACGTGGATGGCGATGTGTTCATCGAGGACAGTGGCGTGCGCATCAGGGCCCAACGTGGCGTACTGCTCGACACCAATGTCAGTGACGTGAGCGTCGATATCCCTCATGTCGACGAGGGCCAGCAAAGCCACCTGTACCTCGATGGCGACTTCGACGGCAGCCTGGGCGATGGCCTGAAGATTCTCAAGGAAGCGCCAATCGGCACTGGCGAGATTTTCGCCGGGTGGGAGGGCGAGGGGCCGCTCAAGGGCAAGGTCAAGCTCGACATTCCGCTGGCCCGCGGGCAGCGGCCGAAAGTGCAGGTGGACTTTGCCACCAATGATGCGCGGCTAAAAGTTGCGCCGCCGAGCCTGGAGTTGAGCCGCCTTAAGGGGGACTTCAATTTCGATTTCGACAAGGGCCTGAGCGGCAAGGGCATCAGCCTGCAGGCCTTCGGCAAGCCGGTGACGGCGCAAATTACCGCCGAAGGCCAGCCAGGGCAGATGCAGACCCGCATCAACGCCAATGGCCGGGTATCGCTCAAGGCGCTGACCGAATGGCTGCAGTTCAAGCAGGCCTTGCCGGCTTCCGGCGACCTGCCGTACCAGTTGCAGGTCAGCCTGGGTAGCCGGGAAAACCGCCTGCGTGTCGATTCCAGCCTAAAGGGCCTGGCCATCGACCTGCCGGCGCCCTTCGGCAAGACGGCGGGCGATACCCGTGACACCCGTTTCAGCATGACCCTGCAGGGGCCGGAGCGGCGCTTCGACGTCGCCTACACCGACCTTGCCCGCTTAGCGTACGCCGCACCGGCCGACAAGCTGGGCCAGGGCCGTGGCGAGTTGCTGCTGGGTGCCGGTGACGCCCAGGTGCCTGCCGGCCAGGGCCTGCGAGTGCGCGGGCGCCTGGAGACGCTGGACCTGGGGCCCTGGCAGGAGCAGGCGGCGCGCCTGGCCGGCGACGACCCGGGCGGTAGCGCGCGGCAGAACCTGCAAGGTGTCGACCTGAGCATCGGCCAGCTGAAAGCCTTTGGTCTGGACCTGAACCAGGCCGTGGTGCGCCTGGCGCGTGGTGGCCCGGCCTGGGATCTGCGCCTCGACAGCAAGGAGGTCATCGGCAACGCCCGGGTGCCGGATGCCAAGGGTGCGCCCATGGTCGTGCGCATGCAGACCTTGCGCCTGCCTGCCGCCAGCGCCGCTGAAAAGCAGGCCGAGGAAGGCCCGGACCCGCTGGCCTCGTTCGACCCGCGCAAGGTGCCGGCGCTGGACCTGAGCATCGACAAGCTCTATCGCGGTGACGACCTGTATGGCAGTGCGTCGCTCAAGCTGCGGCCGACCGCGCGTGGCGTGACCGCCAGCGACATCGACCTTGACTTCAAGGGCCTGCGTATCGATGGTGGTGGCGGCTGGGAAGGCGAACCGGGCAGCACCAGCAGTTGGTACAAGGGGCGCCTGGACGGCAAGAACCTGGCGGATGTGCTCAAGGCCTGGGGCTTTGCCCCGACTGCCACCAGCCGCGACTTCCGCCTGGATGTGGATGGCCGCTGGCCGGGTTCGCCGGCCTCGGTGAGCCTCAAGCGCTTCTCGGGCAGCATGGACGCAGCGCTGCGCACCGGCCAGTTCGTCGAGGTCGAAGGTAGTGCCCAGGCGCTGCGGGTGTTCGGCCTGCTGAACTTCAACTCCATCGGCCGGCGCTTGCGCCTGGACTTCTCCGACCTGTTCGACAAGGGCCTGGCCTATGACCGGGTCAAAGGCTTGCTGGTGGCCAGTGACGGTGTCTACGTGACCCGCGAGCCCATCACAGTGACCGGCCCGTCGAGCAACTTCGAGCTGGACGGTACCCTGGACCTGGCCCGCGACCGGGTCGATGCCAATCTGCAGGTGAGCCTGCCGGTGACCAACAACCTGCCGCTGGCGGCCCTGATTGTCGGCGCTCCCGCCGTGGGCGGGGCGCTGTTCCTGGTCGACCGGCTGATCGGGGACCGTGTGTCGCGCTTCGCCAGCGTGCACTACCGTGTCGAAGGGCCGGTGAAAGAGCCTAGAATCACATTTGTGAAACCTTTCGAAAAATCCCGCTAG
- a CDS encoding FagA protein, which yields MKSVLRELPYLENWRWLSRRIRCALEPDEPRLIEHYLAEGRYLVCCTETSPWTVALTSFRLLLDTASDRMLPWHWRCLCLDQAWRPLLDLRNLDREVRNQRWQPYALQLANCRLLPSISPDELMQGSDDE from the coding sequence ATGAAATCCGTCCTCCGCGAACTGCCCTACCTGGAAAACTGGCGCTGGCTCAGCCGGCGAATCCGCTGCGCACTCGAACCCGACGAGCCGCGCCTGATCGAGCATTACCTGGCCGAAGGCCGCTACCTGGTGTGCTGCACCGAAACCTCGCCATGGACGGTGGCGCTGACCTCCTTCCGCCTGCTGCTGGATACCGCCAGCGACCGCATGCTGCCCTGGCATTGGCGCTGTCTGTGCCTCGACCAGGCCTGGCGCCCGCTGCTGGACCTGCGCAACCTCGACCGCGAGGTGCGAAACCAGCGCTGGCAGCCCTATGCCCTGCAGTTGGCCAATTGCCGCCTGCTGCCGTCGATTTCTCCCGATGAACTGATGCAAGGATCTGATGATGAGTGA